The sequence GTTATAACCCCGAGACCGATAGCTTTACCCGCTACCTGCCTCGCCAAGATCAAATGGATGGCGATGCTACCCTTTACACCCGCGCGATGCTAGAAGACTCGCAGAATCGTATTTGGGTTGGTTCTATTCGAGGGTTATTTCAGCTCGACCCTCAAACCCACCGTTTCACCCGCCATAGCACATTAAGCAACAACGCTTCGGCCATTAGTAATGACTACGTTATTGCACTTTACGAAGATAGCCAAGCCCGTATTTGGGTTGGCACACACGGTGGCGGTTTAAATTTATTTGATCCTGAAACAGAGCAGTTCACCCATTACACGATGGAGGATGGCCTGCCTGACGATGTTGTTACCGGCATTGTTGAAGATAATAACGGTATATTGTGGCTCAGTAGCCAACAAGGCTTAAGCTACTTCAACCCCGCAACGGGCACTATTCGCAATTACAATAAAGCGCACGGCCTCTCCGGTAACTTGTTTAACCGCAATACCCCATTAAGAACGCACGACGGAAAGATTTTTTTCGGCAATAGCCGTGGCTTTGTACTTTTCGAGCCAGACGACCTACAACCCAATGCCTATCAACCACCGGTCGTGATTACAGATTTTAAGTTATTTAACCAATCCGTCTCTCGCCTCGACGAGAATTCACTACTAGCAAAAGCGATTGAGTACACCGACACGGTAGAAATTGCGCACAAACAATCAATGATTACGTTTGAATTTTCGGCTCTCAATTTTCGCTCACCAGAACTCAACCACTATACCTATTGGCTAGAAGGGTTCGATCAGGATTGGCTGCCTGCAGACACAAGCCGCACTGCAACCTACACAAACCTCGATAGCGGCCACTATAAACTACACGTGAAAGCGGCGAATAATGACGGTATCTGGAGCCAAGAAGAAACCACCATAGAACTAACCGTTTTACCGCCTGTTTGGCGAACGTGGTGGGCATACTGTTTATACGGACTAGTCTTTATGGCCGCCATTTACGGTGTGATTTTTGTGCTAGTTAGCCGGCAATCGTTTAGTAAAGAGCGCGTATTACATAAGCGTTTAGAAGAAGTCGACCAATTAAAAGATGATTTTCTCGCTAACACATCGCATAAATTGCGCACACCCTTGAGCAATATGGTGGGGTTATCCGAAGCTATTCTTAACGAGCCTAGAACCCAGTACAGCGAAGGCACTCGCGAAAAGCTCAATGCTATAGCGTGCAGCGGTAAACAGCTTTCCGGCTTGGTAAATGAGATTATCGACTACTCACAATTGGCCGATAACAAACTGCAACTACATTTTCAGCCCGTTGATGTTTATGCGCTGGCCGAGCTGGTCATTTCTCTCGTTGCCCCTATGGCAGAACCCAAGCCCGTGCGCTTAATTAATGCACTTTCGCCGCGTATGCCACGGGTATTGGCCGACGAAGCGCGCTTAGAACAAATACTGATTAACCTCATTAGTAACGCTATAAAATATACCGCTGAAGGCTTTGTAACCATCAGCGGTGAAGTGCAGTCATCACATATTCGAATTTCGGTGGAAGATAGCGGCATAGGGATTGATCCCGACCAACTAGAGGCCATCTTCTTCCCGTTTCAACGCACAGAGATTGTTAATGAACATTACATCGAAGGGACAAGCCTAGGGCTAACCGTCTGCCGCAAACTCGTAGAACTTCATAACGGAAAAATTGAAGTGCGCTCAGCACTAGGTTCGGGCTCGGAGTTTATATTCGACTTGCCCATTGCCGACGATGACCTCTTAAAATCCAACCCCGCGACTACCGCCGACAACAGCCAACGGCAGCAAACACGCCACCGATTGGGGCAATCTATTGCCGCCCGTTCGGCAATTTACCCAGTAGCCTCTCACAAGCGCATAGAGCAAGATATATTCACACAGGTACCAACGCCGGCAAACGCTGCCCAATACCGCATATTAATTGTCGACGACGATAGCGCCAGCCGTATGGTGATTTCAGCCATGCTGGGGGCGCACAACTATCAGGTCGTTGAGGCCGCTTCAGGTGAAGAGGCTCTGGCACTTTTAGCCCATCAAACAGAGAAAGATTCGTTTGATTTGGTGATACTGGACGTTGTTATGCCTCACATAAACGGTTACCACGTATGCCAAAAAATTCGCCTCGACTACCCGCTAAAGGTATTACCCATACTGTTTCTTTCCGCCAGCACCCGCGACAAAGATATCGTTACGGCTTATAGCGTAGGGGGTAACGACTTTTTATCGAAGCCCGCCGCAAGTGCCGAGCTTATCTCCAAAGTGGATGTACATTTAAAATTAGTGTCAAAATAGGCCATAGCCGCTTAATTGCGTCATAAAAAAAGGGATGTGATTAACTCACATCCCTTTTCGGCCTTAACCGTGTGTTATACGCCGGTGTTTACGCCAAACGATGGCACAAATCGAGCAAACATTCTTTAAACGGACGAACCATATTATCGAGCGCATCGATAATATCGTGATGCACGAGCTCATTGGCTTGAATACCCACACAGCGGCCACCATGCCCTTCACGTAATAATTCAACCGAGTAAGCCCCCATACGGCTCGCCAATACACGATCAAAGGCTGTAGGCGCGCCACCCCTCTGAATGTGCCCCAATACTGTCGCGCGTGTTTCTAGCCCAGTAGAGAGTTCTACTCGCTTAGCCAGAGCGTTGACGTCGGTAATATGTTCAGTAACGCACACAATTGCGTGATTTTTACCTTCAGAGACATGCTCTTTAATATCGCGTATGAAAGCTTCTTCATCAAAGGGCTTTTCGGGCACAATCGCAAATTCGGCACCACAGGCCAACGCGGAGAAGATTGTAAGATCACCGCAGTAACGTCCCATTATTTCGACAATGGAGATGCGTTTGTGGGAGCTAGACGTATCGCGTAAACGGTCTATAGCTTCCAACACTGTGTTCAGTGCCGTGTAATAACCAATGGTGTAATCGGTGCCCGCTACATCGTTGTCGATGGTGCCTGGAATACCAATACACGGAAAACCCATCTCGGTGAGCTTTTTAGCGCCCATATAGGAACCATCGCCACCAATAACTACAAGCGCTTCAATACCGTGTTTCTCAAGGTTTTTAATCGCTTCGCGTCGTACCGCTTCATCTTTAAATTCTGGAAAGCGAGCAGACCCCAAAAAAGTGCCGCCACGATTCACCATATCGGCAACCGAACGACGGTCCAGCAGCTTAATTTCGTCGTGATACAGGCCATGATAGCCATTGTGAATACCGTACACTTCCAAACCGTAGTGCAACGCGTTACGTACTACAGCACGAACAGCTGCATTCATTCCGGGAGCGTCGCCGCCACTGGTTAAAACGCCGATTTTTTGTACCATCTTATAATCCTGTAGGCTGAGCTAAGTCGAGGTGGAGAAAAAGGAGCCCCCAATTAAGCTCTTATTCTCACCTATATGAAAAGCGTGTTAGTTGAGCGATTTCGCCTGGCAAGCAAAAACCGGCGCAATAATATCAGGAACCGCCGGTTAATGCCGGTGAAATCCCATATCTGCCGCTTATTTGACCCGCTGATGACTCTGACAAAGCCTTTTCAATACGAATTTTGAACAAGCCAACCCAGCGCTCAAAATCGGCTGCAGGGAGCGGGCGTGAGTGGAAAAACCCTTGACTGCACTCACAACCTTGTCGCAATAGAAACTGCAATTGCGCGTAGTTTTCAATACCTTCGGCCACCACACGAATATTCATGGCTCTCGCCATCGAGAATATCGCATTGACAATGACCGCATCATCGTCGTCATTCGGTAAGTCATTGATAAAGGAACGATCAATTTTAAGCACATCTATGGGTAAGCGCTTTAGGTAACTCAGTGACGAAAAGCCCGTGCCAAAATCGTCCATCGCAATCGTAACACCCAATTGTTTCAGTTGGTTTAACACTTCTACCGACTGCTCAACGTTTTCGATCACAGCACTTTCCGTTATTTCCAACTCAAGCAACGACGGATCTACGCCAAACTCGGCTATCGTATCGCAAAGACGCACCACCAAATCGTCATGGCTGAGCTGTCTAGGCGATAAATTCACGGCTAAACTTATAGTCTCTAACGAGGTGTGTTGCCATCGGGCTAACTGCGCACACGCCGCACGTATTACCCAGTATCCAATATCTACAATTAAATCACTTTGCTCGGCCACCGGAATAAAATCAAAGGGGTTTACAATGCTGTGGCCCGGCCGAAACCAACGCAGTAAAACTTCTGCACCCTGTACTCGGCTGCTGGAGATCGCTTCGCTGTGTACTTTACCCGTAGTATCTGTACCCATTTGATAGAGGATTTTGGGTTGAAAATACACGACCAATTCGTCTCGAATTAACCCTCGACGCAAGGCCTCTTCTAATTCTCGAGTATTTTTACGTTCAGATTCTAAATCCGCCGAAAAGAAAACTAATTGATTACGACCAAGCTCTTTCGCACGGTACATAGCGGCGTCTGAACGCTTAATAAGCGATTCCGCATTGCCGGCATCACGCGGGTACAACGCAATACCGATGCTTGCACCACCGTGTATACGGTTGCCCTCCAGCAACAAGATATCATTGGTCATCTCAATTAAATCTTTCGCCAAGTGTTGCAAGCTTGCTTCATCGCACACATCTGTTGCAATCGCGGTGAACTCATCGCCACCTAACCGAAAAATAAAATCTGTATTACGCACACGTTTTTTAAAGCGCTTAGCAATACTCTCTAGGTATTGATCGCCGACGGTATGGCCATGGCGGTCATTGATCCATTTAAAATTATCGAGATCTATATACAGAAGCCCCAACGACCGGGAATGCCGCTGGGCGAGTTGAATTTCATGTTCCAGTGTTTTAAGAAAGTTAGTCCGGTTCGGCAGGGCAGTAAGTGCATCAAAATAGGCCATGCGCTCTAACTCAATTTCGGAGGCTTTTTGCGCGCTGATATCCGTTATGACGCCCACATGACACACTTTATTACCATCGTGCCACACTTCATTAAAATTTAAACGCGCAGGAAAGGAACATGCCCCTCTTCGCCTTACAGCCACCTCTCCCGACCATTGTTTTAATTCCCTCAATTGCTGCCATAAGGTTGTGCCCGCACTACGTTCGGCCAATTTTAATTGTGGCCGCTTACCATAGAGATCGAGTGTGCTGTAACCGGTGAGCTGCGTAAATGCTCTATTCACCTCTATAACTTTAAAACTCCCATCCGTCATTACTACCCCTTCAGTAATGGCGTCGAGCGTTTGCCGCGCAACCTGCAATGAACGCACTGGCCGAATAAGCGATTGCCGTAACGACCAATACAAGAGCGCAACAAATAGCGTGCTCACTACCGCCACCTGAGCCAACTCAAGTAGCAGACCACTGTACAACGCACTTTTCAAACTCAAACGGCTGTACACCACCTCAACCGAGCCAATGGTCATGGTACCTTCACGTATGGCTTGATGAATATGAACTTCGTGCGGGCTGTTCACAGCTCGATTGTAGGGCGATTTTATATCAACCAATTGCCCACGCTCATTCTTTTCTCGCCCCAAATGGAGATGCCCAAAATTTCCATACACATTAATAGCGGTCACAAAATCAGAGGCGAGCTCAGCGTCGATAATAACCGACGCCACTTCAGACGGATAATGCCGATTAAACGAGCTAATATGAATATTCCAAATGGAAGGTTTCACCGAGTCTGCTACACGCTGTGCCACTTCAACCGCACGATCGTGTAATTCCAGCTGCCGCTGATCGGAAACCCAATAATACCGTAAGCCTATAAACGCGCTCATTACCGCAACAGTAATCAGTGTTAATACAAAAAATAATTTCATTGATAACTGAAATTGCATTATTGATATGGCCCGAACCACTGATAGTAATCATCGTAAAACGCTTTAAATTTTTTCTTTTTTGCACAATACGCTCGTTTTCTCGTCCCGTTCTCGATAGGGGGCAAGTACCACACCAGTAGAATGCTACCCACGGCGTAAACCAGCCTGTGTCCATCTGAAAAAAACCATGCAATGATAAAATCGGTGATGCCAAATAACGCCATAAGGCTCAGACAACATGTTTGCCATTAACGAGCCTTCCCCAAGGATAAAAAACATCATTGAGGCATCTAAATTCATACAATCAAATGGCGTGGAACCAACCTCCGCCCAAGCGGGGTAATAGCTACTCCACCCATTCGGCCTGCCATTTCCCATTTCAAGAGGTCGCTCGAAAAATATCGGGGCCTCTGACCCATTCGCCAGATGGATAAGGCGTTATCAGTAGACGCCCACGGCTCATCTGCGCAATGGCGTCGGTTAACAACGTGAGTTCTCGAAAACCCGCACTCTCAGCCACCACAGAGGTCTGTAATTGCCAACGGTGTATTGCATGCAACACCTTGTCGCATCCCGCCAATAAAACTAAACCGCATAAGCTCACGTTAAAACCCAAGCCACGGCGGTGTTTCCTCTCGAATAACACAGTATTTCTCTGATTACCTTTTTAAGGTTCTCGCAAGTATAGTTGCCTAAACGAGCCGCGTTAAAAAATCCCGTTATGAAGCACTACAGCTTATCGTTGAACGTTATTAAAACGAGCCATTAACGATGATAGGAATACCGTTTACGAAGCGTGGAGCACGCGTGGAGAAAAACTATTAGGTAGGCGCGTAAGATGATACGACAAAGGGTAATGCGCGGGGTTGAAGTACGCGTAAAATTTCCCCCCAAAGCGCGTGAACTAACTGCTGTTGTAACGACCAGCTCACCGGAGTGTGTTCATGCAAATACACATTCAAGCCCATTACGGCACAATGCTTCGGTAGCACGTTCAACGCACGCGCCAAACAAACGGCATCATTCACACCGCTTTCATGGCTGGAGAGTTCGCCTTTACCCGGCGTTAAAGCGTCTGCTTGAACATGAATAAGTGCGCCGTAATGTTGCTCTACCACACGACACGCATCAACAAACAGCACATGACTGAAGTGAGAAATTTTTTCCACTACGGCAGTAGGGTGTTGGTATTTAATAATATGTAAACCGTTCGCACCCTCGGCAGCGGCCTGACAGTATGGAAGCAAGCCGTGGCCACTTTCGAGATGAGCCGATAAATAATCGGCCACCTCCCAGCCTAAACTATCCGCACCATGTGCAGACCCTATCGCCGCAACCAGTAAAGAGGCCATACTATTCTCGGTGAACGGTTAAATTTAGAAAATGCGTTGAACAAGAAATACAGGGATCGTAATTACGAATAATTTTTTCGCATAACATCTGCAAGTCGTGATCCGAATGGTCTAACCCGTAATGCAACACCGCATTTTTAAGATTCAACTCAATACTGCCTTGGTTTTGGCTGGTCGGCGGAATCATACTGGCCGATACAACCTGGCCTTTTTCGTCTAGCGCAAACTCATGAAAAATAAGGCCGCGCGGTGCTTCGGTACAATGGCGTGCGATACCCGCTTTTGGTGTCACCGCTATAAAGGCTTTTTTGGGGCGCTGATAGCGCTTCAAAATACGCAGCGCTTCAACAATGCAGTAATACGATTCTACCGCCCGTGCGCGAACGTTATCAAACATATTGGTACTGGGAAAAGACAGCCCCACCTCCGTGCACAGTGTTTTGACAACCTCCGGTAACTGGTCAAAATTTACATTCATTCGCGCCAACGGCCCAACAAAATAGCTTTCGTTATCGAGCGTAGAATAAAAGGCCGTGGAGTGTTCCACCTGATGCTCTTTAAAGCGAGAGGGATAATCATCGAACGCTATCGTCTGACGCTTTGTGGTTACAATATGTCCTTCGTTAAGACCGTATTCGTTGTCGTTATGCACGGCAACACAATTAAACGCTTGATGGTCGACCGGTAAATCCAAACCTGCTGTCCATGCAACCACGCCTCGCGCGTCTTCTACTGCCGCTTCTAACCGGTCAATTAAATCGCTCACCTCGTGCATTTCTGGAGCGCGGTAAAACCCACCAACCCGCAAGCCGATGGGGTGCACCGAACGGCCGCCTAACAGCGTCAGCAACGCGTTACCCAACCCCTGTAACCGCATACCGCGCTTAACCGTTTCAGGGTGGTCTTGTGCCATAGCGATAGCATTGTTGTACCCTAAGAAATCCGGTGTTGCCAACAAATGGATATGTAACGCATGGCTCTGCAACCACTCTCCGCATTGCACCAGACGACGCATATCATGCACCCAAGGGCCAGGGTGCATACCGAAAAGACGCTCTATTGCGAGAATAGAGGTCATTTGATAGGCAATAGGACAGATGCCACAAATGCGGGCCGCCATGGTAGGCACTTCTGTAAAATACTGGCCCTCTAAAAATTTTTCGAATAATCGGGGCGGCTCATATATTTTGAGATGTAAATTATCTATTTCGCCGCCTTTGGCGCTAAATTCTAGAGCGCCTTCACCCTCTACCCGAACCATTACAGGTACGTCGATGGTGATATCCCTTGTGGGGCTATTCTTTGTGGCGCTAGGTGTAGACGTTAATTCGCTCATGAGTGCCCCCCGCTTGCATCAGCCCACAGCACTGTAGCTTTCGAGAATTCGGGCGATGCATTGTGCATCGATAAAAACTTTTGCTTTACTCTTTCTGGTGATAACCCCAACCCCATAAAGCACTCTCCTAATCGCTCCACATTCGCGTTTTCGGCTGGGCCATAACAGGCATAACAGGCCGCGCCGAAAGAAGGGCATAACGCACCGCACCCGGTGCGCGTAACGGGCCCCATACAGGGCATTGCCTGGGTCACCATCATGCAAACTGTATTGCGGCGTTTGCATTCTTGGCACACCTTTTCATTTATATCCAATGGTGCAACGCCAAACAATAGCTGCCTAACCGCCGCTAACATTTGTTTAACGTCTACCGGACAACCCCATAATTCGTAATCGACTTTTACATGCTGCTTAATCGCACCCGATGTTGATAACGACTGAATATATTCCGGCTTTGCATAAATTGAACGCATCCAAAGATCGCTATCCGCATTATTTTTTAATGCCTGAATACCACCAGACGTCGCACAGGCGCCCACGGTAATTACGTACGCACTTTTTTCTCTAATGCCTTTTAAACGCTCTACATCGTGCGGTGTTGTTATCGACCCCTCAATAAAACTAATATCCACGGTCTCGTCGGGGCCAAGTGGCCCGGCCTCTGCAAAATGCACGATATCGACCAATTCCGTTAGCGTAATTAAATCCTCACCCATATTGATGAATGCCAACTGACACCCCGAACAAGATGCAAATTTATGAACACTAACGCGCGGCTTACTCACTGGCCTATTCATGATTAAAACCCCCTGCGTTCAAGCACATCTTTTATGCGCTTGTAAGTGAATACAGGCCCATCCTTACACACAAAGGCCTCGTCCATCTGGCAGTGACCACAGTGCCCGAGCGCGCACTGCATATTACGTTCAAGGCTTAAGTAGATAGTATTTTCATTAACGCCCATATCCAACAACGCACGTGATGTTCCCGTCATCATAGGGTGAGGCCCACAACACATAACCGTACAGTGGTTAACATCGAAGTGCGCATCTTTAAACAGTGCCGCCACGCGGCCATGCTTCCAGTTGGGCCATGCGGTTTTATCTCGATCAGACGCCAACAAAACTTGTGTCGCCCGCACTTTTCGCCACTCGTCATATTGCGGCTCCCACAACATATCGTGCCGATGCAAAACTGTTTGCATAATAACGATACGGCCATACTCTTCACGGTGTGCCATTGCCTCGCGTATCGCCGATACTGCAGGCGCGCACCCCAAACCACCGGTGATAAAAACAAGATCTCGGCTTTTCGCTTCTAGCATGGGCCAGCCATGCCCAAATGGGCCACGAATACCCACACGCTGGCCTACTAATAACTTAGCCATAGCATTCGTAACACGTCCCACAGCCTGGATGGTATGTAATATACAATCACCCTCGCTGCCCATAATCGAAATAGCCACTTCACCAATACCAAATAAATACACCATATTAAATTGGCCGCATTGATACTGATAAACGTCACGCATTGCGTCGTTATCTAAACGAAGCTTCCATGTAAAAATAGTGGGCGTTTCTTCCTTTCGTTCTACGATTGTGGCCGACATCGGTATATAAGCATTACGCGAAATATTTTTCTCCGCGTGGCACGCCTCATCGGCCCGGTCCTGCACTATTGTTCCCATAATTCGAACTCCCCACATATTGCGTTCGCTACCGCTGGAAAATCAATTCCGGCTGGGCACCAACTAATACACCGTCCACAACCAACACAACCCGACCGGCCATACTGCGCGTTCCAGCTCCCTAATTTATGTAACATCCATTGCCTGTACCGCAATTCACTGCTATCACGCAATGTGTGGCCGTGCATCACACTATGGTCAGCATTAAAGCAACTGCTCCATTCACGAAAATGCGTGGTACTTTTTCCATTGAGGTCTGCGGTTTCTGTTTCTCTATGGCAAAAACAGGTAGGGCACACCGACGTGCAATTACCACAGGACAAACAAATATCCGCTATCTCGCGCCACTGACGGCTGTCCAGCTGCGAGAAAAGATTGGCGTGCATATTTTCATTAATGAGGAAACGTTTCTGCTGGGCTTTGGCGTGCAACGTTTGAATTTCGGCTAATTCAATGAGGTCACTACCGGCATTGATAACCGGTAGTGTCGATAAAATGTTCTCGCCCGCACCTGAACCACTGCGAATTAGAAATCCTGTGTCCAGTTCATCAAGCAATAAATCGTAGCCATCTTCGACGGAGGGGCCATCACCGGTAGACGCACAGAAGCACGTCTCGTTACACGTTGCGCAATTGACAACAACCGTAAATAGACATTGTCGTTGTGCGAGATAATAGGGGTCGACGTATTCGCCTTCTAAAAAATGCTGATCTTGCAATTTCATCGCCGCAATATCACATGGGCGAATGCCTATAACCGCTTTTGGTACCGGTTCTGGTGCTGCATCGCGAAACACTAACCCCCCATCCGTTGTTTCTGCTACCTGCTCAGCAAACCACAAGGGTTGACGCGATTTAAACAAGAGAGGCTTTAATGCACTAGGGCCATTCGCCCAATCGAAGTAGCGCGTAGAGAAAGTGTGGTCCAGCTGATAGAAACCAGGCTTCTGTACAGATTCCACCCCTCGGGGAATATCCGTAATATCGTCCATATGATCAAACACAATCGCGCCATCAGACACCTTAGGGCCAATGAGCGCATACCCAGATTCTGTCAGCGCACTGAATAAACTGGGTAGGTTTTCTGGTGTTAGAAAATAGACGGCCATAGCATGCATCCCTATGAAAAACAGTTGTCAATAGGACGACACTTTTTATTTCGACGCGTTGTAACGATAGAATTTTTATTTATATAGATAAACGTCGCAAATAATGGTGTCAGTCAAACCAAACACCGCGCTAATCCGATTGGATTGCTAAGGACGTAAAGAAGAATGGCTTCCGTTTAATACTTTTTTATTATCGTTTCCTACTAGAATATCGGGAAGCATATTTCTAATTGACCCTATCATAGTGGAGTATCACCGGCCTGCAATACCGCAGACACCTCGACCTCTATCGCAATCACACAACATCACACCCAGCCAACGGGCATGCGACGGCTAACGCGAACGTATGATTTTTTTGTTCGCGCTATTTACCCACACGAATAAAAAAATCCCACATTAAAATAACCGAAAAGATACGGGCCAAATATGCGCTACATCAATAAACCTCATCTTTATGAGGCATACACTCTTTAGTGTTCACTTTTTTCCATATCATTATTAATGATGCGTTACGCCTAACTCACGTTAACTAACTTGTTCACACTAAGGCCATAAGGTTAAGTTATGTGTTTAGCTATTCCCATGAAAATAATTAACATAGCGAACGGCGTTGCTAAGTGTGAGGCAACCGGTGTATTCCGTGACGTAAATCTCCATCTATTAGAAAAAGATGAAATAAACGTAGGTGACTTTATATTGGTTCACCTTGGTTACGCGATTCAAAAAGTAAATGAACCCGATGCCCGCACTTGCTGGGACACGTACAATGCCATGCAAGTAGCTGGAGACCTAGCCAACGATTCTAGAAAACCGAATAACGGTGGTTAACATGCATGAATTCAGCGTGTGTAAAAATATACTGCACGAAGCGCAAAAAATGGCGGCGCTGCAATGCCGCAACAACCCCGAATACGACACACAACAATCGATTGCTATCATTACGGGGCTTACGGTTAAAATTGGCCTGTTAGCGGGTATCGATAAAAATCTACTTCAACGGGCCTTTCCTATTGCGCTTCACGATCACCATCGTTATTGCCCGATCACACTAGAACAGGGCAACAAACAAGTTAGCGACGAACAACGCAATGGTGAAATTGATTTTTTACCCACAACAACGTTAATCGTTGAAGAGGTTCCGGCCTTGATCTATTGCCACGATTGTGGCTGTGAAGCCACCATTAATCAGGACCGTTTTCAGCGCCATTATTTATGTTGCGACAAGCAAGCCTCCCATCAAACACAGCTGCTCTCGGGAGAGGAAATGCACTTAGTGAATATAACCCTAAACATACAATATAACCCGCCAACCTTCTCAGCGCACCAGGACTCACGCAACGCGCAGAAGGAAAATCCACATGTGTGAAACCTGTGGCTGCACACTCAAAACACGTGTACTAACAATAAGTACATTCGCAAAAAGCACCTTAACTAAAAGTGCATTAAAAGCACCTAACCGACCACTCCAGGCCGGGGAAGTACTTTCCCCTCGCCAACC is a genomic window of Teredinibacter purpureus containing:
- a CDS encoding NADH-quinone oxidoreductase subunit B family protein, which translates into the protein MNRPVSKPRVSVHKFASCSGCQLAFINMGEDLITLTELVDIVHFAEAGPLGPDETVDISFIEGSITTPHDVERLKGIREKSAYVITVGACATSGGIQALKNNADSDLWMRSIYAKPEYIQSLSTSGAIKQHVKVDYELWGCPVDVKQMLAAVRQLLFGVAPLDINEKVCQECKRRNTVCMMVTQAMPCMGPVTRTGCGALCPSFGAACYACYGPAENANVERLGECFMGLGLSPERVKQKFLSMHNASPEFSKATVLWADASGGHS
- a CDS encoding FAD/NAD(P)-binding protein: MGTIVQDRADEACHAEKNISRNAYIPMSATIVERKEETPTIFTWKLRLDNDAMRDVYQYQCGQFNMVYLFGIGEVAISIMGSEGDCILHTIQAVGRVTNAMAKLLVGQRVGIRGPFGHGWPMLEAKSRDLVFITGGLGCAPAVSAIREAMAHREEYGRIVIMQTVLHRHDMLWEPQYDEWRKVRATQVLLASDRDKTAWPNWKHGRVAALFKDAHFDVNHCTVMCCGPHPMMTGTSRALLDMGVNENTIYLSLERNMQCALGHCGHCQMDEAFVCKDGPVFTYKRIKDVLERRGF
- a CDS encoding 4Fe-4S dicluster domain-containing protein; the encoded protein is MAVYFLTPENLPSLFSALTESGYALIGPKVSDGAIVFDHMDDITDIPRGVESVQKPGFYQLDHTFSTRYFDWANGPSALKPLLFKSRQPLWFAEQVAETTDGGLVFRDAAPEPVPKAVIGIRPCDIAAMKLQDQHFLEGEYVDPYYLAQRQCLFTVVVNCATCNETCFCASTGDGPSVEDGYDLLLDELDTGFLIRSGSGAGENILSTLPVINAGSDLIELAEIQTLHAKAQQKRFLINENMHANLFSQLDSRQWREIADICLSCGNCTSVCPTCFCHRETETADLNGKSTTHFREWSSCFNADHSVMHGHTLRDSSELRYRQWMLHKLGSWNAQYGRSGCVGCGRCISWCPAGIDFPAVANAICGEFELWEQ
- a CDS encoding HypC/HybG/HupF family hydrogenase formation chaperone — protein: MCLAIPMKIINIANGVAKCEATGVFRDVNLHLLEKDEINVGDFILVHLGYAIQKVNEPDARTCWDTYNAMQVAGDLANDSRKPNNGG
- a CDS encoding hydrogenase maturation nickel metallochaperone HypA/HybF — translated: MHEFSVCKNILHEAQKMAALQCRNNPEYDTQQSIAIITGLTVKIGLLAGIDKNLLQRAFPIALHDHHRYCPITLEQGNKQVSDEQRNGEIDFLPTTTLIVEEVPALIYCHDCGCEATINQDRFQRHYLCCDKQASHQTQLLSGEEMHLVNITLNIQYNPPTFSAHQDSRNAQKENPHV